A region from the Aegilops tauschii subsp. strangulata cultivar AL8/78 chromosome 5, Aet v6.0, whole genome shotgun sequence genome encodes:
- the LOC109757856 gene encoding uncharacterized protein, giving the protein MAKKKSSSAAAAAANGNDNGNQAAVAANGNGNGNHAAASNGNGNHAAPAPAPGMEEKRDSSPVRDRKAEQLKTLNSMLLKEAVERRGQVAALTARLEEISADGDALDAAERAVAQAALAAPLRAAADEAAALRARLAAVQDSLRLAESKAALEAGAKDDASARLEAVAGEKARFLKLLQVKEAEVASISKKVASLSAMMAELEANNSELLSQNGELMKQLEETKEAVRVVSCQKAEVERSFQEFKKESEAFRVDMEGKLKAKVEELKVLGSKKAEMDARVASLETELALSVTKTGGLEAEVMAMKRELDLLKGKSDKLQSEVAEAEKKHSMSAEEVERLRMELGVLVKAKEVASKAFDAEKTEIVKELESLKRKVEEIQADKEAAEGVTREKDAQTVKLRAELEELHVSMSQLQTSCDELDTKHSSLQREKNSVLRALDAEKAEAGKLMSKIKELENCNGKMDSEIGELRMALKEKNGKIEVLSNEAEELQLAVAEAQKKNKGGIWAWVYAATTTMVAAISLIYAARGH; this is encoded by the coding sequence ATGGCCAAGAAAAagtcctcctccgccgccgccgccgccgccaacggCAACGACAACGGCAACcaggccgccgtcgccgccaatGGCAATGGCAACGGAAACCACGCCGCCGCGTCCAACGGCAACGGCAACCACGCTGCCCCGGCGCCAGCGCCGGGGATGGAGGAGAAGCGGGACTCATCGCCGGTACGGGACCGGAAAGCGGAGCAGCTAAAGACGCTCAACTCCATGCTCctcaaggaggcggtcgagcggCGCGGCCAGGTGGCGGCGCTCACGGCGCGCCTCGAGGAGATCTCCGCCGATGGCGACGCGCTCGACGCCGCCGAGCGCGCAGTCGCGCAAGCCGCCCTCGCCGCGCCCCTCCGCGCCGCGGCCGACGAGGCAGCCGCGCTCCGCGcacgcctcgccgccgtccaggACTCCCTCCGGCTCGCGGAATCGAAGGCCGCGCTCGAGGCGGGCGCCAAGGACGATGCCAGCGCGCGCCTTGAGGCGGTCGCTGGGGAGAAGGCACGGTTCCTGAAACTTCTCCAGGTCAAGGAGGCGGAGGTGGCGTCCATATCCAAAAAGGTCGCGAGCCTGTCGGCCATGATGGCAGAGTTGGAGGCCAACAATTCCGAGCTGTTGAGTCAGAATGGCGAGCTCATGAAGCAATTGGAGGAGACAAAGGAGGCGGTTCGGGTGGTCTCCTGCCAGAAGGCAGAGGTGGAGAGAAGCTTCCAGGAATTCAAGAAAGAATCTGAGGCGTTCCGGGTGGATATGGAGGGGAAGTTGAAGGCGAAGGTGGAGGAACTGAAGGTGCTGGGATCCAAGAAGGCTGAGATGGATGCAAGGGTGGCCTCTTTGGAAACAGAGCTCGCATTGTCTGTGACTAAGACAGGGGGATTAGAGGCTGAAGTGATGGCAATGAAGAGGGAGCTTGATTTGTTGAAGGGCAAAAGTGATAAGCTTCAATCAGAGGTTGCTGAAGCAGAGAAGAAACACAGCATGTCTGCAGAAGAGGTTGAGAGGCTCAGGATGGAACTGGGTGTGTTGGTGAAGGCAAAGGAGGTTGCTTCCAAGGCATTTGATGCTGAGAAGACTGAAATCGTGAAGGAGTTGGAGAGCCTCAAGAGGAAGGTGGAGGAAATCCAGGCTGACAAGGAGGCAGCCGAGGGGGTGACACGTGAGAAGGATGCTCAGACCGTTAAGCTGAGGGCTGAGTTGGAGGAGCTCCATGTTTCCATGTCACAGCTCCAAACATCATGTGATGAACTTGATACCAAGCATTCAAGCCTGCAGCGCGAGAAGAATTCAGTTCTGAGAGCACTGGATGCTGAGAAGGCTGAAGCAGGGAAGCTGATGTCGAAAATCAAGGAACTGGAGAACTGCAATGGTAAAATGGACAGTGAGATTGGAGAGTTGAGGATGGCATTGAAGGAAAAGAATGGGAAGATCGAAGTCCTTTCCAATGAGGCTGAGGAGCTGCAGCTCGCAGTGGCTGAAGCGCAGAAGAAGAACAAGGGTGGTATCTGGGCGTGGGTGTAtgccgccaccaccaccatggTGGCCGCAATCTCCCTGATCTATGCTGCCAGGGGCCATTGA
- the LOC109757857 gene encoding histone H2AX, with amino-acid sequence MSSAGGGRGKGKAVSKTVSRSSKAGLQFPVGRIARYLKIGKYAQRVGAGAPVYLSAVLEYLAAEVLELAGNAARDNKKTRIVPRHIQLAVRNDEELSRLLGAVTIAAGGVLPNIHTTLLPKKVGKGKGDIGSASQEF; translated from the exons ATGAGTTCTGCTGGCGGCGGGAGGGGCAAGGGCAAGGCGGTGTCCAAGACCGTCTCGCGGTCTTCCAAGGCCGGCCTCCAGTTCCCCGTCGGCCGCATCGCCAGGTACCTCAAGATCGGCAAGTACGCCCAGCGCGTCGGCGCCGGCGCCCCCGTCTACCTCTCCGCCGTCCTCGAGTACCTCGCCGCTGAG GTCCTGGAGCTCGCCGGCAACGCTGCGCGCGACAACAAGAAGACCCGGATCGTGCCGCGCCACATCCAGCTGGCGGTCCGCAACGATGAGGAGCTGAGCCGGCTTCTGGGCGCGGTCACCATCGCCGCCGGTGGTGTGCTGCCCAACATCCACACCACGCTGCTCCCCAAGAAGGTCGGCAAGGGCAAGGGCGACATCGGCTCCGCGTCCCAGGAGTTCTAG